A window of the Methyloprofundus sp. genome harbors these coding sequences:
- a CDS encoding hydroxylamine reductase, producing MFCYQCEQTTRSENGDGCGSADMGICGKDAVTSDLQDLLVYAIKGIAQYAKRARELGKTDNAADSFILYGLFTTLTNVNFSAPKFVNLIQQAAEHRDRVKTLYEEAALAQGATIEILQGPAVWKPATTQAALQIQAQSAAIDKDLETVGEDIIGLRAMMLYGLKGVAAYAYHAYVLGGEDEEIYAGIEKTLDFLADEPTDASALLSGNLEVGTINLKVMEVLDGANTGNFGAQEPAQARITPVKGKAILVSGHDLKDLHELLEQTKDSGINIYTHGEMLPAHAYPKLRAYPHLAGNYGSAWQNQHAEFAAFPGPILMTSNCLIEPTPAYKGRIFTAGPVGWPGVRHIEDHDFTPVIQVAKAMPGYKEDAEEKSVTVGFGRHAVLSVADKVIEAVKSGDIQHFFLVGGCDGAAPGRNYYTEIAEQTPDDCVVMTLGCGKYRFHEQEFGDIGGIPRLLDIGQCNDAYSAIQIASALADAFDCEVNDLPLSMMISWFEQKAVAVLLSLLALGIKGIHLGPTLPAFITPAVLDILVKEFDIKPNGVAADDLAMALKKAA from the coding sequence ATGTTTTGCTACCAATGCGAACAAACAACACGTTCTGAAAATGGAGATGGCTGTGGCTCAGCTGATATGGGTATTTGTGGTAAAGATGCCGTCACGTCTGATTTACAAGATTTATTAGTGTATGCCATCAAAGGAATTGCCCAATATGCCAAGCGTGCTCGCGAGTTAGGCAAAACTGATAATGCGGCCGATTCATTTATCCTCTACGGCTTATTTACCACCTTAACCAATGTTAATTTCTCGGCACCTAAGTTTGTTAATTTAATTCAACAAGCCGCTGAGCACCGTGACCGTGTTAAAACACTTTATGAAGAGGCTGCTCTTGCGCAAGGTGCAACCATTGAAATATTACAAGGCCCAGCTGTTTGGAAACCTGCCACTACACAAGCAGCCTTACAAATACAAGCCCAATCAGCAGCCATTGATAAAGACCTAGAGACAGTCGGCGAAGATATTATTGGCCTAAGAGCGATGATGCTCTACGGCTTAAAAGGGGTTGCTGCTTATGCTTACCATGCTTATGTATTAGGTGGTGAAGATGAAGAAATTTATGCAGGTATTGAAAAAACACTAGATTTCTTAGCCGATGAACCTACTGATGCTTCGGCATTACTCAGTGGTAACCTAGAAGTCGGTACCATTAACTTAAAAGTCATGGAAGTGCTTGATGGTGCTAATACAGGTAATTTTGGCGCACAAGAACCTGCACAAGCACGTATTACTCCAGTAAAAGGTAAAGCTATTCTGGTTAGTGGTCATGATTTAAAAGATTTACATGAATTACTGGAACAAACCAAAGACAGTGGCATTAATATCTACACACACGGTGAAATGTTACCAGCGCATGCCTATCCAAAACTACGTGCTTATCCTCACTTAGCAGGTAACTATGGTAGTGCATGGCAAAACCAACATGCGGAATTTGCAGCATTCCCTGGCCCTATTTTAATGACATCCAATTGTCTGATTGAGCCTACCCCAGCTTATAAAGGTCGCATCTTTACTGCAGGCCCTGTGGGATGGCCTGGAGTGCGTCATATTGAAGACCATGACTTCACACCAGTCATTCAAGTAGCCAAAGCAATGCCTGGCTATAAAGAAGACGCGGAAGAAAAATCAGTCACGGTTGGCTTTGGTCGTCATGCAGTATTGAGTGTTGCTGACAAAGTGATTGAAGCCGTTAAGTCTGGAGATATTCAGCATTTCTTCTTGGTTGGTGGTTGTGATGGTGCCGCACCAGGGCGTAATTACTATACTGAAATAGCAGAACAAACACCTGATGATTGCGTGGTTATGACCTTAGGTTGTGGTAAATACCGCTTCCATGAACAAGAGTTTGGTGATATTGGTGGCATTCCACGTTTACTGGATATTGGTCAATGTAATGATGCCTACTCTGCCATTCAAATTGCCAGTGCCTTAGCAGATGCATTTGATTGTGAAGTCAATGACTTGCCACTTTCCATGATGATCTCATGGTTTGAACAAAAAGCAGTGGCTGTTTTATTATCTTTATTAGCTTTAGGTATTAAAGGTATCCATTTAGGCCCAACATTGCCTGCCTTTATAACACCTGCTGTCTTAGACATTTTGGTTAAAGAGTTTGATATTAAACCAAATGGTGTCGCGGCTGATGACTTGGCTATGGCATTGAAAAAAGCAGCTTAG
- a CDS encoding CRP/FNR family transcriptional regulator, dissimilatory nitrate respiration regulator: MDILRQNILFSGLDEEQFTRVVGSSKVIKLKEGEMLFEQQQAAEYFYFLEKGDIKLYRLSPDGGEKVIELIRAGQTFAEAVMFMHGNFYPVNAQALTDSRLIRIEMETFRCLLEGSAETSLKILGHMSRRLHGLVQEIEQLTLQNAKMRVIQFLLRELPHDAVSPCQLQWDTPKTVLASRLSVRPETFSRILKQLTQEQLIVVDGKSIEILDIEGLQGY; this comes from the coding sequence ATGGATATTCTGCGTCAAAATATACTCTTCTCCGGACTGGATGAAGAGCAATTTACTCGAGTTGTGGGTAGCTCGAAAGTAATAAAGCTGAAAGAAGGGGAAATGCTGTTTGAACAGCAACAAGCAGCTGAGTATTTTTATTTTCTAGAAAAAGGTGATATTAAGTTATATCGCTTATCACCTGATGGCGGTGAAAAAGTTATTGAGTTGATTAGAGCAGGGCAAACATTTGCTGAAGCGGTAATGTTTATGCATGGTAATTTTTATCCTGTGAATGCCCAAGCTTTAACGGATAGTCGCTTAATTCGTATTGAAATGGAAACCTTTAGGTGTTTATTGGAAGGTTCCGCTGAAACCAGTCTGAAAATTTTAGGACATATGAGTCGTCGCTTGCATGGCTTGGTACAAGAAATTGAACAATTAACCTTACAAAACGCCAAAATGCGTGTCATTCAGTTTTTATTACGCGAGTTGCCACATGATGCTGTTTCTCCTTGTCAATTACAATGGGATACTCCCAAAACGGTACTCGCCTCAAGGTTATCAGTTCGTCCCGAGACTTTTTCCAGAATTCTAAAACAATTAACACAGGAGCAGTTAATTGTGGTTGATGGTAAAAGTATTGAGATTTTGGATATTGAAGGCTTGCAAGGGTATTGA